In the Halosolutus gelatinilyticus genome, GGCTATGTACGATCTCGAACGGTGAGGCGCAGGCCGCGACCGTCCTCGACGCCGCTGCGGCGACCGGCTACGATGGCGTCGAAATCTGGGGAACGGAACCGCACGTCGGCGACAAGACGCGAGTAGAGTGCGAGGGCATCGCCAACGCGGCGCGCGAGGCGTCGCTCGAGGTCGCAGCGTACGGATCGTACGTCCGGCCGGGCGCGGACGACTTCGAGGCGGCGCTCGGAACGGAACTGGCCGCCGCCGAGGCGCTCGGCGCGGACCTCGTCCGCGTGTGGGCCGGCGAGCAAGAGTACGGCGAGCACGAGGACGACCACTGGGACGACACGGTCGCGGATCTCACGACGCTGGTCGACGAGGCGAGCGGCCGGGGCCTCGGCGTCACCGTCGAGAAACACGGCGGAACGCTCACGAACTGCGCGGAGGGGGCCAGGCGACTCGTCGAGGCCGTCGATCGGGAGAACCTCGGATTGAACTACCAGCCGATGTTCTCGCTCGCCGCTGACGAGATCGCCGAGGAGGCCGAAGAACTCGCGCCGCTCTCGAATAACGTGCACGTGCAGGCGGTGCCCGTGCGGAACGGCGAGGAACGCTGTCTCCTCGAAGAGGCGTTCTTCGATGTCGATGAACTGCTCTCGACGTTCGCGGCGAACGGCTTCGAGGGGTACGTGAACGTCGAATTCGTGACGGAAGAGTACGCCTATGAGCGCGCGATCGAGCGCGACCTCGCGTACTTGCGGTCCTGCGTCGAGTAGCGCCGCTTCGGTTCCGAGAACGTGCCGACGGCGCGGGCGTTTCTGACCGACCGTATCATTTATCATCGTTCTCTCCGAGTGCCGAGGTATGCGACCGCTCAATGTCGGTATCATCGGGTGCGGAACGATCGCCAGGCGTCACGCGGATCGGCTGACCGAACTCGGAGAAGACATCGCCGGCGTCGCCGATATCAACCCGGATGCCCGGAGCGACTTCGCGGCCGCGTACGACGTCCCGGAGACGTACGAGCGCTACGAGACGATGATCGCGGACCTGTCGCTCGACCTCGTCGTCGTCGCGGTACCGAACTTCCTGCACGCCGGCTGCGCGATCGCGGCACTCGAGGACGACACGGACGTGTTCGTCGAGAAGCCGCTCGCGGACGACCTCGATGCGGCACGCCGGATCGCCGACGCGGCGGCCGACAGCGACGGACGGGTCGTCGTCGGATTCGTCAGGGGGTTCTCGGAGTGGTTCCGGGATCTCGACGCCCGGGCGACCGACGGCGAGTTCGGCGAGATTTACGACGTCGACGTCGAGTACGTCCGGCGACGGGGGATTCCTCAGCTAGGAAGCTGGTTCACCCGGAAGGACCAGTCCGGCGGCGGCGTCCTGATCGACGCGGGGGTCCACTTCATCCACCTGGCGCTGTCGTTGCTGGGCTTCCCCGACGTCGAGTCGGTAAGCGCATCGACCGGCGCGCACTTCGGAAACAAGGACGACTACACGTACATCTCCATGTGGGGCGGCGATCCGATCGACGGCGCGACGTTCGACACCGAAGACTACGCGCGCGGGCTGATCAGAACGACGGACGGAGCCACGATCCACGTCCACAGCGCGTGGGCGAGCAACACCGACCCGAGACAGCAGATCCGGGTGCAGGGCAACGAGGCGGGAGTGACGGCCGCACACGAGAGTGGGGCCTTCGTCCCGACGATGTACTCGACGGATCGAGAGGCCCTAACGGAAACCGAACTCACGGTCCGGGAGTCCGAAATGTTCGAGGCGCAGTGGCGGTACGTCACCGACATCGTCCGCGGTGAGCGCGAACACGTCCGAAACACGCTCGAAGAGGGGCTCGTGGTCCAGCGCGTCGTCGAGGCGATGTACGAGAGCGCCGAGACCGGCCGCGAGGTAGTATTCGCGGAGGACTAGCGGCCGAACCGGGCGACTGCGGGCGCCACCGCCACGCCGAGCGCTCTTGTATCGACGCTCGATCACACGCCCGCGGAGAAACGGGTGCCCACGCCGGAGGCGGCTCTCAGTCCTTCAGCGCGACGACCTCGATCTCGACGCCGATGTCGACCGGGAGGTCCTCGACCTGGACCGCGCTGCGGGCTGGATAGGGCTCACTCATGTACTCCTGATACACGCCGTTGATGGCGTCGTAGTTGTCCATGTCCTGGACGAACACCGTGCTCTTGACGACGTTGTCGAGTGACGTGCCGGCCGCCTCCAGGATTGCGCCGATATTCTCCAGCGTCTGACGGGTCTCGTCTTCAATGTCCCCACCGATGATCTCGCCGCTCTCGGGGTCGACCGGACCCTGTCCGGAGACGTAGACCTTCCGACCGTCATCGATCGCCTGGGAGTACGGGCCGATGCTCGCTGGCGCCTCGTCCGTCGAAACCTCTTCCATAGTACGTCCGACAACTCTCGACCACGGATAAAAACCGTTTCGGTACCGCGTATAGCTGTCGTGCAGTCGTGAGCGGATCGGCGGAACCACGACACTTATTTCGCAGACTGACGATACGGCTAACGGTATGAGAGTACTTGCAATCGTCGCCCATCCCGACGACGCAGATATCTTCTGCGGCGGAACGCTCGCGAAGCACGCGGACCGGGGCGACGACGTCCGGATTATTCACATGACGAGCGGCGAGTACGGCGGCGTCGACACGACCGAGGAAGAAATCGCGGCGATCCGCCGCGAGGAAGCCCGGCGGTCCGCCGCGGAACTGGGGTGCGAGTGCGAGTTCCTCGACTTCGAGGACGGCCGGATCGAGCAGTCCCTCGAAGATCGGCTGACGATCGTCGACGTCATCAGGGAACACCGACCCGACGCCATCCTCACGCACTGCGAAGACGACATGCATCCCGACCACCGCGCGACGTCGCGGCTCGTCTCGAACGCATACTACATGGCCTCGCTCCCGCTGGTCGAGACGGACCACGAGGCCCACGACCCGGAGAACGTCTACTTCTTCGGGAAGCCGACGTCGTCGTTCAACCCCAGCGTCTTCGTCGACATCTCCGGCTATCAGGATCGGAAGGAGCGGGCGATCAACCACCACGAGTCCCAACTCGAGTTTCTGGAGGACCATGGCGGCATCGACGCCGAGTTCGACAACCTGATCAAGGGCGTCCGCTCGGAGACGCGCGTGTTCGGCAAACGCACCGGCGTCGAGTTCGCCGAGGGCTTCGTCCCACACCACAATTCGGCGACCGACTACCTCGGCGAGTAAGCCTGTACTGTACTATCGCCCGTCGGCACCGACCGGCGGCGGAGCGTCCGGCGAGACGGCCGACGAACGCGGCGGCGTCCTCGCGGGTCTCTCGCCGATGGGATTAAGTCCTCGTGGTTGGATATCGGAATGTGAAACGGTACGAGACGGACGTTCGGGACGTCGTCCTCTACGTCGAGAGCGACGACGGCTGGATCGAAATCGGCACGATGGACGACATCTTCGAACTGGTCGGTGGCGAGACCTACACCCTCTAATACGACGACTAGCAGCGACAAGTCGCGTGGCTCGATACCGACGAGGAGGGCAACCTCACGTTCGACGTAGGGGAGGTTCTGTCCGAGATGAGCTTCGATCAGGAGTTCGTGACCACCGTCGCGTCGACAGATCTCGACGAAACAGACGACGACGGGTTCTCGCTGCGAACAGCCGTGTTCGCCGATCTGATGACGCAAATCTGGGATGCGAAGGGAGACCTACAGACAAACGAGTAGTTCGATTGCTGGGACTCTCGCAAGCAATCGTTGGCGACTTGCTGTACGGAGCAGATGGCTCCGCGCCGGTCGTCTTTCGGTGCCCGGCGGCAGTACGGAGGCACTTGCCAGGTGACGAACGCCCTTACCGATCCCCCGAAACGGGTGATCTGCTGACGTACGTCCCTATCCAAACCCCGCTCGACTGGCCAGCCTCTTCGTCGGGGTTGCACTCGCCAGTGCAGGCCTGATCGATCGAAAACGCATCGTCGGGACAACTTCACGTGGCCACGAATCGCCACTGTCCGGATGGCGAAGAACGCGGTCGACGTAGCAAGGGCGGGAGTGCGATCTGATCAGTACCGCGAGTTCTTTGCGTACAACGCGCATCGATGGATCGGTCTCTGTGCGGCCAGAAAGTCCGTTTGAAACCGTCATCTCGCCGGTCAAGTGGGCGTTCGGTTAGGCAGTGTCTGTCCGAATATCGCTCTGTGAATTCCACAAACCCGTCCCGATATGGCCGGTCGACAGCATCAGCTGAGCCGAGAATTACACGTTATCTGTTAATTCACCCAAATATTTATATTAAGCGATGAGGTATGATTGTTCGCAGCAGTCATGAAAGATGATAATAAATTCACACGACGAGACTGGTTGAAAATGGCCAGTGCAGTCGGAATTGGCGCGGCAACATTTGGATCGACGGCAGTCGCATCCGACGGCCGGTACGACTATGGGTTCGACACTGTCATCAACATGGTGAAGGTCGGTGCAGACCCGACCGGTGAAGAGCCCGTGACGCCGTTGATCCACGAGCACGCCGACGACAATACGTTGCTATATTTCCCCGAAGGCCGATACAAGTTGACCCAGTATCGGAACTATCCGACCGACGTAGATGAGTTTGATTCAGCCCTCTACACCCGATACGAGAACTTTGGGTTTAGGGGAGACGGTTCCGGGAAGTCCGTATTCGTCGCACCCGAAGGTCTCGGAAGCGAAGGGGGCTACTTCGATCGACTCTGGTTCGAGGTACGGTACGGTCGCAACATCCTGATCGAAGGGTTCACCCTCGACGTCACCGCCGAACGGACCGGTGGCCGTTTCCAGCTCGTGCCGTCTGGCGGCTTCGTGATGCGCGACGTCCGCGTGAAAGGTGTCTTCGATAACCCCCATGGTCCGTTGCTGTTCTGGGTTCTCGAGCCGGACGAGTACGGGCTCGTCCAGAACGTGCGAGCGCCAGACGGAGCCGAATCACCGACGGAGACGTTCACTACAAACGGTATGTTCGTCAGTCCGCTCACCCGTGGAACGATCACCTTCAGGGACTGCCACGTCGAAGGATTCACAGACAATGGATTGTATGCCTCGAATCCTATCGATCCGGCGGCCATCCAGGTCGAAGGCGGCTACTACGCGAACAACAATATCTCCCAGGTCCGACTCGGCACATCCAAAAGTTACGTGAGGAACGCCCGCGTTGAGGTCACCGAGGACGTCGATACCTGGTACACAACAAATATGCGTGGGATTCGGCAGGCCGACGGTAGCGGTGTCACGGTTGACAACTGTGATGTCGTCATGTCCGCCGATGTGGGCTCAAGCGGTGGCATCGTGAGCAACCAAACGTCAGGGGAACTCCATGTCAAGAACACTCGGATCCGGACGGATGCACCGTTTGAATCGCCGGCCATTTTCGTCAAATCAAATGAGGGGAACAACTACTCTGGTGGGATCCATGCACAGAACGTGAGTATTACCGGTGACGCGGATGGGTGGTCTGCAGTAGATGTTGTCGATCGATCGAACTCCAGTTTCAAAAACGTCTGTATCAAGCAGACCGGAAATGGCCGGGACGGAATCACGCTGACGCGCTCGAGCGCGACGATCAGCGAGTCTACGATCGATGTGGCCGGTGAAACCATCGTTGAAGAGGAGGGCGAAGCCGAAACCCGCAACCTTCGAGAAGGGGGGAGGGGGGGCTGCCAGTCGCCACGACTGTAGTCTGAATCACTTTCAGATAACTACCAACACCATCTGGAGGTTGACTTCTTCTACAAATTTCAAGTATGCACCAGAATTACTGCTGAAATCCCATAATTCAGAGATTATGCAGGGAAGAATTTTCAATATCTTGTACTTTCACTCGACATCGCGAAGAATACTCTCTTTGTGTGTCAACGCCAGTCGCGACCACGCGATTTCGGTCGCTCCACAACGAGGACACACCGCTGCATCCGAGGAGTGAATCTTCCCGTAGTCCCGATGCTCATGCAAGGTCCCGTGGCTAGCACTGACTGCCTTTTGAAACGTCTTGCGTACTCTCCTATCCCCTGCGCCCCAATCCAATCGGATCCCTCCAGAATTTCACCCCCGTAAAATCGGTTAGTGCGAACTGCTGCAGGCGTTTCGAGCGTGGTCGCCCTGCTAGAGGGGGTCTTGTCCGCTGATTGCAGTCGCGTTGACCGGTCACCATTTCGGGACCGTGAACGATGGGTCGACCGGGAGGCCCACTACGCCGGCGTCCGGAGTTCCATCCCGGGTCGGTGGCGCAGGCAAAAGACGACCGCGCGCAACGCGGCAACGGCTAGTGAACGCTCGCAGGAGAGTATGGTGGAGAGTAATCGACTCGTCAAATGTAGTTCTGGTTGTTG is a window encoding:
- a CDS encoding Gfo/Idh/MocA family protein; amino-acid sequence: MRPLNVGIIGCGTIARRHADRLTELGEDIAGVADINPDARSDFAAAYDVPETYERYETMIADLSLDLVVVAVPNFLHAGCAIAALEDDTDVFVEKPLADDLDAARRIADAAADSDGRVVVGFVRGFSEWFRDLDARATDGEFGEIYDVDVEYVRRRGIPQLGSWFTRKDQSGGGVLIDAGVHFIHLALSLLGFPDVESVSASTGAHFGNKDDYTYISMWGGDPIDGATFDTEDYARGLIRTTDGATIHVHSAWASNTDPRQQIRVQGNEAGVTAAHESGAFVPTMYSTDREALTETELTVRESEMFEAQWRYVTDIVRGEREHVRNTLEEGLVVQRVVEAMYESAETGREVVFAED
- a CDS encoding sugar phosphate isomerase/epimerase family protein yields the protein MNFGLCTISNGEAQAATVLDAAAATGYDGVEIWGTEPHVGDKTRVECEGIANAAREASLEVAAYGSYVRPGADDFEAALGTELAAAEALGADLVRVWAGEQEYGEHEDDHWDDTVADLTTLVDEASGRGLGVTVEKHGGTLTNCAEGARRLVEAVDRENLGLNYQPMFSLAADEIAEEAEELAPLSNNVHVQAVPVRNGEERCLLEEAFFDVDELLSTFAANGFEGYVNVEFVTEEYAYERAIERDLAYLRSCVE
- a CDS encoding PIG-L deacetylase family protein, giving the protein MRVLAIVAHPDDADIFCGGTLAKHADRGDDVRIIHMTSGEYGGVDTTEEEIAAIRREEARRSAAELGCECEFLDFEDGRIEQSLEDRLTIVDVIREHRPDAILTHCEDDMHPDHRATSRLVSNAYYMASLPLVETDHEAHDPENVYFFGKPTSSFNPSVFVDISGYQDRKERAINHHESQLEFLEDHGGIDAEFDNLIKGVRSETRVFGKRTGVEFAEGFVPHHNSATDYLGE
- a CDS encoding RidA family protein, which produces MEEVSTDEAPASIGPYSQAIDDGRKVYVSGQGPVDPESGEIIGGDIEDETRQTLENIGAILEAAGTSLDNVVKSTVFVQDMDNYDAINGVYQEYMSEPYPARSAVQVEDLPVDIGVEIEVVALKD